The DNA region GCCACCCTTCCCGCTTGAGTAATCGAGCTGCTGCAACCCCCGACTTCCCCAGACCAATGACACAAGCATTCGGCATGACAGATTAACATCCCCTCATTTTGCATTCTTTATAGTACCGCACTGCATCACAGCCAGATTTTACCAAGCAACCTACCCAACTCAACCCTGGGACAGAACGGCAAGCCCTTCCAGGAGAGGAAGAGTGCAAAGAATGGGGCGATTAACTTACAGCAATTTGAGGATTGACTTCCTGTTGAATTAAGATGGGCTATCAAACTTAGAGACCACTATGAAAGCTGCTGTCATTAATCAGTATGGGCCTCCCGGTGTATTGAGGTATGTGGATGTCGATCGCCCTTCGATCAAACCAAATCAAATGTTAGTTAAGGTACACGCCAGCAGTGTGAATCCGATCGACTGGAAGATTCGTCGGGGTATGTTGCAGTTTTTGACAGGCCGTTCTTTTCCCATCATTCTAGGATTTGATGTGTCGGGGGAAGTGGTGAAGGTCGGCGATCGCGTCACTCGCTTCAAACCCGGTGATTTGATCTATGCTCGGCTGGATCAGTTGGTCGGGGGAGCCTATGCCGAATATGCCGCCGTTTCGGAAAAAGTGGCTGCGCTCAAACCCGCGAACATGACCCACGCACAGGCCGCTGCTGTTCCTCTGGCTGGCCTCACTGCCCTGCAAGCACTCCGAGATGAAGGCAAGCTGGAAGTCGGACATCAGGTGCTGATTAATGGCGCATCTGGAGGAGTGGGCACCTTTGCGGTGCAACTGGCCAAAGTTCTGGGTGCGGGGGAAGTAACAGGCGTGTGCAGCCGCCCTAATTCGGATTTGGTAGCCAGCCTGGGGGCCGATCGCGTGATCGACTATACCCAGCAGGACTTCACCCAGGACTCCGTAAAGTACGATATTATTTTTGATGTGGTCGGCAATCGTTCCTTCCTGGATTGCAAAAAGGTGCTGCAACCCAAGGGCGTATACATTACCACTCAACCCTTCCCCACTGATTTTCTGCAAAGTTTCCTGACTTATTTATTGCCGGGACAGAAGTATCAGGTGATCTTGATGAAATCCAATCACGACGACCTGGCTTTCCTGGCGGAACAAATCGAGGAAGGCAAAATCCGCGCCGTCATCGATCGCACCTATCCCCTCTCTGAACTAGCCGCCGCCCACGCCTATAGCGAAGAGGGACACGCGATCGGCAAGATTGTGATTACGATGGACAGGGAATAGGGAGCTTTTGTCGCGAAATGTGTCGAATGTCAACATCTGCTCATAGGAGGGCAAAAGCCATCTAACCCAGTCGGCTGAAGGCTAAGCAGGATGGAGCTTACCCGTCTATTTAAAATCCCCTCGACAGGGATCAAGATCCGCTCTAGACTTGATTTCAAGCTGTAATGCAACATTCGATACAAAATTTAATGTCAAGTGATGAGGGACTGTTCTGTGCAACTCCAACATGTGGCTGTTCAACGGGCAACGGGTGCTTATGCACTGATGGATAGTTTGAAACGTCATGGGGTCAAACATATCTTTGGCTATCCTGGCGGAGCAATTCTGCCCATTTATGATGAACTTTACCGCTTTGAAGCAAGGGGAGAACTGCAACATATTCTAGTACGGCATGAGCAGGGAGCAGCTCACGCCGCAGATGGGTATGCCAGAGCCACAGGACAGGTGGGAGTCTGCTTTGGGACCTCTGGACCAGGAGCCACCAACTTGGTAACGGGAATTGCCACCGCGCACATGGACTCAATCCCAATGGTGGTAATCACTGGACAGGTTCCTCGTCACGCGATCGGCAGTGATGCCTTCCAGGAAACCGACATTTACGGAATCACGTTACCGATCGTCAAACATTCCTACGTCGTGCGCGATCCCAAAGACATGGCCCGGACGATCGCGGAAGCCTTTTACATCGCCAGCACCGGACGGCCTGGGCCAGTGCTGGTAGACATTCCCAAAGACGTGGGCGCAGAAGAGTTTGACTATGTGCCCGTAGAGCCTGGGTCTGTGAAGCTGCCGGGATATCGGCCTACCCTCAAAGGTCACCCCAACCAGATTGCCCATGCCCTGAAACTGATCCGGCAGGCGAAGCAACCGTTGCTCTATGTCGGTGGTGGGGCGATCGCGGCCAGTGCCCATGCAGAAGTTAAGCAACTGGCGGAATTGTTCAATTTACCGGTAACCACTACTCTGATGGGGATTGGTGCCTTCGACGAGCATCATCCTCTGTCAGTTGGAATGCTGGGAATGCACGGCACCGCCTACGCGAACTTTGCGGTCATGGAATGTGACCTGCTGATTGCGGTAGGTGCCCGGTTCGACGATCGCGTGACAGGTAAGCTGAACGAATTTGCACCCCACGCCAAGGTGATTCACATTGACATCGACCCTGCCGAAGTCGGCAAGAATCGTGCGCCCGATGTGCCGATCGTTGGGGATGTGCGCAATGTGCTAACGGATCTGTTGCGGCGCAGTCAGGAAGATGGCGATGTGCCAGATAGTGAGCGTAATCGAGCCTGGTTGAAGCGCATTGATCGCTGGCGGGAAGATTATCCGCTGGTCGTGCCTCACTATGCCGATAGCCTGTCTCCCCAGGAAGTCATTGTAGAAATCGGCAACCAGGCTCCCCATGCGATTTACACCACCGATGTGGGACAACACCAGATGTGGGCAGCCCAGTTCCTCAAAAATGGCCCCCGCCGCTGGATTTCCAGTGCCGGACTGGGAACGATGGGTTATGGGATGCCTGCTGCTATGGGGGCTAAGGTAGCTATTCCAGATCAAGATGTGATTTGTATCAGCGGAGATGCCAGCTTCCAGATGAACCTTCAGGAGTTGGGTACGCTGGCTCACTACGGCATCAAGGTCAAAGTCGTGATTATCAACAATGGCTGGCAGGGGATGGTACGCCAGTGGCAGGAAGCGTTTTATGGAGAACGCTATTCGGCTTCTAACATGGCTCCCAGTATGCCGGACTTTGTGAAGCTCTGTGAGGCGTATGGCCTGAAGGGACTCGTGGTGCGTTCCCGTGACGAGTTGAAAGGCGCGATCGCGGAAATGTTGGCTCACGATGGCCCGGTAGTGCTGGATGCCCACGTCAAGCGCGATGAAAACTGCTATCCAATGGTGCCTGCTGGTAAGAACAACTCACAAATGGTTGGCCTCCCAGAACACAAACGGTTAGAAAAGGTGGCCGAACTGATTTATTGCAGTAGCTGCGGTGCGAAGAATATTTCCACTAACCGCTTCTGCCCAGAGTGCGGCACCAAGTTGTAAACCAAAATCCTGGATGGGTGAGAAGCCGGGTTTCTCTTAGAAACCCGGCTTCTGCTATGACAGCTTTTTCCCTACGCTAGGATTTAAAGGTTGTCTAGCGTCGGTTAATGAAATGAATAATCAGCATCTATCGTTGAACTCCAGTAGAGCCTGGATCTCGGCTGCAGCGATCGGGATCAGTGGAATGCTCATAGCCCTGCCTGCGATCGCTCAATCTACCCAAAATCCCACTTCTCCAACCCTGGAAGGACGCTGGCGGTTGGTTAATTCAGGTGAACGTCCTACTCCTCCGGTTGACCCACAAGCCACTCCAATCACGGCAGAATTCTCCGATGGTCGCCTCTTTGGTTCCGGTGGCTGTAACCGATACACCACCTCCTATCAAACCACGGGTCAGCAATTGCAAGTGGGAACGATCTCCTCTACTCGCATGGCTTGCCCAGAACCGATTATGGAACTGGAGTTTCGCTATTTGACAGCCTTGCAAGGAGCACAAAGCTACACGATCGATCAGCAGGGACTACAGATTACCTACAAAACGACTGAAGAAACAGGAGTTCTGCGGTTTGTTGCCGAACCCCCCCCAGAACCCTCATCTTTTATTATTCATTGGTAAATTTCTGAACTCTGAGCTACCAGGGTAGGCGGCTTCCGTCCCAGGAGAAAAACTGGCCGCTATCTTCCGGTTGCAACCTTGCAATCACATTCAGCAGTTGGGCAACTGTCTTTTCCACTGAAAATAATTTCTCAGGCAACACATTCCGCTGAAATGGTTTGGATAATCCTGTATCCGTAGTGCCAGGATGCAGCATCACCACCAACGTTTTTGGACTCTTACGGCTATACTCGATCGCCGTTGTTCGCATCAACATATTCAAAGCCGCTTTCGAGGCTCGATATCCATACCAGCCGCCTAACCGATTATCACCAATACTGCCAACCTTCGCGGAAATGCTGGCAAATACGCTGCGATCGCCATGCTTGATCAGGGGCAGCACCTGTTTGGCCAGTAATACTGCACCAATACTATTGACCTGAAAATAACGGATTAAGTGCTCGGCCTGAATCTGCTGTAAACTCTTTTCCGGTTGAATGCCATTCTCATGCAGAAACCCAACGCAATACAGTACGAAATGGAGTCGGCTCACCTGCCTTTGAATCTGCGCAATTCCCTGAGCGATTTGCGCTTCATCTGTAATATCCATTTGAATGAGGGTCAGGCGATCGGGATAGACGGCTGCGATCGCAGCCAGTTCTGCCGACACCTCAGTTCGATAGGTGACATAAAGGTGAGCGACTGAAACCTGAAACGGGTCAGTGAAATCAGGCTGCAATAAATGCCGGACAAACCCCAGCCCAATACCGCGATTTCCCCCAACAATTAGCCCATTAATTGATTCAAGTCCTGCAAATACTGACATGGGATTTTAGATTTTAGATTTTGGATTGCCATTCCATTTCCTCCTGATCCATCATCTCATCCAGAGGATCGGAAACCTGCTTGCCAGGAGCCAGGACTCCTGCACCTTATTTTTCTGCCGCTGCGTTCAAAAGAACAGTGGGATTCATCCCGAACTGCGCCAGCATCCACAAGGCCAATACGATAGTTCTGGCTAGCAACAAGACGGCTTTAAGAATTTGCTTCAATTGGGTCAGTTGCCTGTGCAGAGACTTTTCCCTGGCCAAGGCTTGTAGTCTTTAAGGTTAGGGCTACCTTGGGGAAAAACCTCTACAGCGGCAAAGAACCCTGTTGGCTAGAAGCCTTTCTAAAGACTGAAAAAGGGCATGAATATAGACCCCTCATGCGAGACAGGAAGGCATAACAAGTGACCAATGACCAATGCCGATTACAGTTGTTGTTGTCCTCAATGAATCAGAGTTTCGTATGCCTCAAGAATTAACACCTGCCAAAGTGGTTATCGTTGGTGCTGGATGGGCCGGATTAGGAGCCACTTATCATCTGGCAAAACAGGGATATGAGGTAACGCTGTTGGAAGCAGGGCCATACCCTGGGGGATTAGTAGCTGGTTGGAAGACGGCTCAGGGACGCTCGATTGAAGCAGGTATTCATGGATTCTGGTATCCCTACCGCAACATCTTTGCACTGATTGAGGAATTGGGCTTAAACCCTTTTACCGATTGGACGCGATCGTCCCAGTATTCTCCCGCTGGCCTGGAAGTGGAGTCCCCCATTTTTCAACGGGAACCCTTTTTACCCACTCCTCTAGGTACCTTTTTATATCCCCGCTTCAGGCGACTGCCCCTGAGCGATCGTTTGTCTGCCCTGCCACTGCTTTACGCCATGATTGATTTCGACAATTCAGATGACGCATGGCGACGCTATGATCCGGTCACAGCGCGAGAACTGTTTAAGCAATTTGGCGTTTCAGCGCGTCTGTACAGAGATGCCTTTGAACCGATGCTGCTGGTGGGTCTGTTTGCTCCCGGAGAACAGTGTTCCGCTGCTGCCGCTCTGGGTATGCTCTATTACTTTATCCTGGCGCACCAACCCAACTTTGATGTCGTCTGGTGTCGCGGAACCGTTGGGGAACAAATTTTTCGTCCCTGGATCGATCGCATTCAGCAAGTTGGAGGACGAGTACTCACCAATCAGCGCGTCACCGATCTGCTGATCGAACCAGATGCATCGGGAGCTAAACCCAAAGTCAGCAAAGTAGTTTGTGGTGAGGAATCTTTTGCTGCCGATGCTGTCATCTTTGCGGTAGGCGTGACCGGAATGCAGAAAATTGTCAGTACCAGTGCCAGCTTACGTCAGTTTCCAGAATTTTGTAATTTGATGAATTTGGGTGCGATCGATGTTCTGGCAACTCGACTATGGTTCGATCGCAAAGTCACGGTTCCTTTACCCTCGAATGCCTGCTTTGGATTCGATACTACAACAGGATGGACTTTTTTTGATCTCAATACCCTGCACGACGAATGGCGGGATGAACCGGGCAGCGTAATTGAGGCTGATTTCTACCATGCCAATCAACTATTACCGATGCCAGATGAGCAACTCATCGCCAAGGTGCATCGTGACTTGACCACTTGCATTCCCGGATTTGGTGCTGCTCAGGTGATCGATCGCAGTGTGGTACGATTGCCCAAGGCTGTAACCCACTTTTTGCCTGGAAGTTACCCTTCGATGCTACCGGGAACCACCCCCATCCAGAATGTGTTCATGAGTGGAGACTGGATTATCAACCGTCATGGTTCTTGGTCTCAGGAGAAAGCTTATGTGACTGGATTAGAGGCCGCTAATCGAGTCATTCAACAGTTCGGCAAGGGAACTTCAGCCTCAATCATTCCCATAGAATCCGATGAGCCTCACATTCAACTCGCCCGTAGATTGAATCAGGCTGCCCGCGACTGGCTGGGCAATTTTCTCCCTAACATCTGGCTCCCTTAAGATTTTGGCTTTGACGGCATCAGATTCTTATCTGAAACCCGCGTATACGACTACTCTTTGTAGGGTCGAATATCTGTTCGCCCCTACATGGGATGCAATAGACTGCTTGCAAATTGGAAACAACGTCGGATGGGCAAAGGGAAACGTTCCATCCGGTCATTCTGGCTGATTGGAATGGATACGCCAAGCTCTGCCCATCCTACGGATGATGATTGAGTCTAATAGGCAAGAGTTCTAATCCTGATTGACTGACAAAAGTTCCGAAAGGCTCATGTCTCTGTTGTCCACCCGCCCTAAAATAAATTTTGGGCTAACAGCGCAAGTCCATTCAAATGGACTGAAACTCTTGTCCAGTCATCTTTAGATGACTTTGGCGATGAGCCAGGAAATTGATTTCCTGGTGATGCAGCGGGTGTTCAGGAGATTTGTCAGTCAACCAGGTTCCAATCACTAATCAAGCGGATTTGATATTACATAGAAAGGCAGGAAGATGAAACCTTCCTGCCTTCTACTGCTGGTTGGCGATCTTCAGTTGATTCAGTGGAGAGATTTACCACAGTTAAACCAAGTCCAGCGAGAGAACGATCATTTTCCGATCAGAGAAACTCCGGCTCTGGACTTGGACAAGGTTTATGCGGAGACGCGATCGCTCTGATGAATCGCCAAGAATTGTTGAGTGTTCAGCACATTTCCTGGGCAAGAGTCCTTGAGAAAGGCATCTAAACGAATGCTATGTTGCTGATGCAAGTAGTGCTCGATTGTCGCCTCATCTACCCATCCTCTAGCCACAAGAACGTCGCCAAACAGCATTCCCGTCGCCTGCTGATCCCAAAGAGCCACCCGAATCTGATCATCGGTAAGCAAATTGGCCTCCCGTAAATAGACTCCCAGAGGTTTTGAGAGAAATTCGACGTAGGTTTGGTTTTCTGTATACATTTCGTTCATGGTGACTCAGTTCCCTGATTGCAAACATGATGAATTAACCCCATACGCCAAGAATTCCATAAATTCTCGGATAGAGTTCTCGGTTTTCAGGCGGAACCTTTTCCTCCATTAAGCTGAATGCATTTTAAGATGATCATGTTAGAACCCTATATTCCTAAGTGACCTGTAAATGTCTAATCAAACTCTGGGATTGAGCGATCGCCTCGCTGAGTATCTGAAATCAGTTTCGTTGCGGGAACCGGAAGTTCTGACCGAACTGCGGCAGGAAACATCCCACCACCCGATGAGCACAATGCAGATCGCTCCTGAACAGGGGCAGTTCATGGCCTTGCTGGTGCAGTTGATGGGTGCGAGAAAGACGCTAGAGATCGGTGTTTTTACGGGTTACAGTGCGTTGGTGGTCGCTCTGGCTCTGCCTGCCGATGGTAAGGTAGTGGCCTGTGATGTGAATGAGGAATTTACAGCGATCGCCCGCCGCTACTGGGAAAAAGCAGGAGTAACCAATAAAATTGACTTGCATCTGGCACCTGCCCTTGAAACATTGGATCAGCTTCTGGCGAGTGGTCAAGCCAATACCTTCGATTTTGCCTTTATTGACGCAGACAAAAGTAATTACGACAACTACTATGAACGGTCCTTGCAACTGGTTCGACCAGGAGGCTTAATTGCCATTGATAACGTTCTCTGGTCAGGAGCCGTCGCTGATCCTCAGATACAAGATACTCGGACAAATGCCATCCGCGCTCTCAACCAGAAATTGCATCAAGATGAACGAGTTACATTGAGCTTGATTCCAATTGCAGATGGGTTAACCCTGGCACTCAAACGTAGCTGACAAAGCAGAAGGAGAGCGGCAGAAGACAACGGGAAAAGACTACAGCATTAGCTACTGGCTTTTCTATTCCGCCTTCTGTTAGACCAGCCTAAACTTGTAGATCACTAAATCCTCATTTCTGGTTTTTAGCCAGTGTTGGTTTCGTCAAATCATGGCCACAGTGAATGTAAATTAAAAAAAACATCGCGATCGCTACTCAAAGTTGTATCCATTTTGGAAATGAGGAAATAGAATAAAATCAATACACTCTATTTCTGGGCAATCAACATGGCAGCCACCCCTGGAAAACGTTCAAAGGCAACGTTAGTCAAGAAAGAAATGGTTGAAGAAGCTAATTCTTTCCTGCAAGACTTACCGGAAAAGCAAAAAGAGGATCTATCCCTCAAAGAAGCCGTTAACAAGTTACGTGAACCGATTCAAGAAGCACTGGCAAAAGGTTACAGCTATCCCGATCTGGCAAAAATGTTGTCAGAAAAGGGGATTAAGATCAGTGCTCTGACGCTAAAAAACTACGCCCCCTCTGGCAGAAAGCAAAGTTCCAAAGCTAAAGCTAAACCCCGGAGAGCTAAAAAAGTTCAATCCGGTTCAGTCGCCTCGATCGAGTCTGTGTCTGACGAATCAGACTCTTCAGAGGCGGCAGAGACTCCTACTCCCAGATCCCGTCGAGGAGGAGGTAGAACTGCTGGCTCCAGAACAACATCAACAAAATCAACAGGTGCAAAAAACACTCGTCGTGCAACTTCAACGGCAAAAACAGGAGCTAAATCGACCAGCAGACGGCGTAAATCAACCGCTGCAGAATAGTTGTTGTTAACGGGTGCGTTTCTGATTGGAGCGTTGGTAACCTGGGTGAGTCAGTTACTGATCGCTCCTATTCTCTATCACTACACCAATTCGCCGAGCACTTCGGCGGCGAGTTCTCCCTGGGTCACTTTCTCAGTCACCAGGACGCGATACAACTCCATGCGACGGTAGAGTTGCTCCACGGTATCGCCTTCCCGTCGCCAGATTTGTGCTCTAATTACAGTAATTTCGTCTTGTGTCAGAATACCGTCTGCTGTGGCGCGTTTGATGACGGTTTTCAGCATTTCAAGTTGGTATACCTCTTTTACAGTTGGTTCCTTCGCATTTATCCATTCGATATGCATGATTTCTGCTTACTGACATACACATAACAGGGGTGATTATAGAAGAGCAACGGATGTGCGAAAGATGCATAGATTACGAAGAAGATTAAATTAAACCTTGTCCCAGTCCAGAACCGTAGTTTTTCTACAGGTATTTCAGGTTCGCTATCAGTCGTGGAAAATGGATTTTGTCGATCACACGCGATCGCCAATACAGCAGCCAGGAGGATACAACTACACAATCTGCCGAATGAGGCAGAGAATGGAAGTGGCAACCGGGATAGGGGGATATCTCGTCCCTTAGCCTGAGTTACGGATTTTGACTGGAAATTGATGAAGGTTTGAAATAGAACGAGTTCCAGGCTGATCAGTTACATGGACAGAATGTAGATGCAGGTAAACCGCCATTCCTTTCCCAGAGATTCTATCCAGTGGACGATCGCCCGTCTGCAAGCTAGCCTGGTCAGGTTGATTAACCGACGCACCATCTTGCTATTGTCTATCCTGCTGCTCACCGGGATTGCAGGGACATTGTGGAGTACGTTTCAGTTATCATCCAACCTGATTCAATCTCAAGCGCTGCAAAACGCTGAGTTATACGCCCAGGCCATTAACGAGGCCCGAACTCTCTATAGCTCTAAAGCCGTAGATCGCGTGAAAACAGTAGCCGGAGTCACGATTACCGATAACTATACTCAGCAAGCTCATGCGATTCCAATACCTGCCACCTACTTAATTGAATTGGGCGAAACCCTCAGTCAGCAAAATCCTGGGATGTCTGTGCGGCTTTTCAGCAACTATCCTTTTGCCAAACGCAAGCAGCAGGGCGGCCCCAGAGATGAATTTGAACGGGAGGCATTACACTTTCTGGAACAAAATCCCAAACAGATGTATGTGCGGGTGGAACCTTACCAGGGGCGGTTGGCTCTACGATTTGCCCAGGCGGATATCATGAAGCCCAGTTGCGTCAGTTGTCACAATACTCACCCCGATAGCCCGAAACGAGATTGGAAAGTGGGAGATGTCCGGGGTGCCCTGGAAATCACTCGTCCTCTGGATAGTTTCATGGCGAAAACTAATACTGGCCTGGGTGGTATTTTTGCGGCTCTGGCCACACTCTCCTTGTTGGCCTTAGTCGGGGTGGGTCTGGTCATTAGTCGGTTACGGCAAACGTCCAAGGAACTGGAATTGAGAGTCATTGAACGCACTGCAGAATTGCGCCGCACCAATCAGAAACTGGCAGAGGAACAAGAAAAGTCGGAACGGTTATTGTTGAATATCCTGCCACCGCCGATCGCCCAAAAATTGAAGGATGGCGAAACGAATATTGCCGATGGCTTTGCTTCTGTAACCATCCTGTTTGCCGATCTGGTCAACTTTACCGAGTTATCGGAACAGGTCTCACCAACGGAATTAGTCGCCTTGCTCAATGAAATCTTTAGCCGCTTCGATCGCTTAACAGAACGCTATGGTCTGGAAAAGATCAAAACCATTGGCGATGCCTATATGGTTGTTGGTGGTCTACCCGTTCCCCGTGCTGATCATGCTCAGGCGATCGCGGATTTTGCCCTGGATATGCAGCGTGAAATTCAGCAGTTCAACCGGGAGTATCGGCAGGAATGCAGTATCCGTATCGGCATCAACACCGGACCAGTAGTGGCTGGAGTGATTGGTACCCGCAAGTTCATCTATGACCTGTGGGGCGATGCGGTGAATATGGCCAGCCGCATGGAAGCTCACGGGATTGCCAACGCGATTCAAGTTTCCCAGGCAACCTATGAACAACTCAAGGATCAATACACCTTCGAACCGCGCGGACTGATTACGGTCAAAGGAAAAGGCTCCATTTCGGCCTATCTATTGACTGGAAGAAAGCAATCGTATTAGAACATTTTTCCTGGGCCACCGTGCGGACTATATTCTTTCTGCCCATCTTTGCCCCCATACCGTAAACTCATCTATTTACTATTGCTTGCGATCGTCACTATTGCTTGCGATCGCCCAATTCCCGGTTAGCTACAACAAGTGTTTCAAATTGGGGTCAGCTTGAAGTTCTTTCAGGACGTTTTTGATTTCCTGGGTGCGGTCTTTTTTCACAATTAGAGTGACTTTGCCATCGCGGACGATCACAGTATCTTCCAGGCCGATCGTCACAATCACATCATCATTATCTGTGGCGTAAAAGAGTGCCCCTTGGGTGTCCAATCCCACATGACGAGCCAGTTCCACATTCGGATTGTCGCCTTTCAGTAACCGCTCGATCGCATTCCAATCGCCCAGATCATCCCAGCCAAAGGCCACAGGTAACACATAGGCTTGCTGGGTTTTTTCCATCAGGGCATAGTCAATACTCTTCTTCGGCAGATCGGCATAGGCGGCGACTCCCTTCTCTTCGATCGGGCCGAGGATTTCGGGCGCATAGGTCAACAATTCATCCAGCGTCACACCTGCCCGGAACACGAACATCCCACTGTTCCAGCTAAATTTACCAGTGGCCAGGAACTGTTCTGCCGTTTCACGATCGGGCTTCTCCGTAAAGCGATCGACGCGATAGGCTGGAAAACTGGCTCCATTGGCGGCTGGATTTGCGCCGTAGTAACCCGCCTCGGTACCCTGTTGAATGTATCCATATCCTGTCGCAGGGTAGGTGGGAGTAATGCCCAGGGTAACGATCGCTGCTTCTTTGGCCGCCAGTTCTGCTGCTGCGGTCAACGTTGCCTGAAAAGTTGCCTGATCCGCAATCCAGTGATCGGCGGGAAAGAATCCCACTACCGCATCGTTGCCATAGCGTCGGGCAATTTCCAGCGTACTCCAGGCCACTGCCGGAGCCGTATCCCGCCCTTCCGGTTCTACCAGTAAGTTGGCTTCTGGCAAGTCAGGCAGTTGTTCCCGTACCCCATCCGCCAGGTGAGCCGCCGTCACTACCCACAGGTTCTCCCAACCTTCTGCGACCTCCAGTAACCGTTCTGCTGTCGCCTGTAACAAGCTTTTGCCACTGCCATCCAGGCTGAGAAACTGCTTGGGACGATGTTTGCGGCTGAGGGGCCAGAAGCGCTCACCCTTACCACCAGCAAGGATGACGGGAATGAGGGAGGGGTTACTCATAAAATTTGTTGCTCCAATGGGGGACGATCAACCGCAGATATCCAACACGGTAGATCCACTTTAGTTTTGACTAAATCGCTGAGGATTGCACAGTCCAGGTCGAGGGATCTTTATGAGATCTTTATCGGAAGCGCCATTTGTCATTCGTCATCAGTTAAGGGTTAGTCTGAAGCTAAAACTTTCCCATCCTTTCCCTACCTTCCCACTCATCCACCCCCTGCCTCTCCCTTGCCCTCACTCCCCTCTCCATCCAAATCAAACTCCTGACTCCAATCTGGAATCTCCTCACCCGATCGCCGCCCGTACAGTTGCAATTGGATGAAAGCACGTAGAGGCAGACGTTTGAGTTGACTGAGGGTGAGGGAAGCCATCTCAGCGGGATGAGGAACCGGGTTAGCTTCAAACAGAATTTGCAGGCGATTGGATTTCAGATTGGTTCTGGCGATCGTGCCCAGTGGTTGTAGCGATTGATTCAGCAAAGTTGTTAACTGGGCTAACCAATCTGAGGAAGACATCTGTGCTGAGTCTGCATTGGGAATAGCCTGCCCTGGACTGGACTGAGTCATGGGGGTTTGCGGCAGGACTTCGCTGGCGTTGGGAATGTCTTCCGGCAGAATGGTGGTGAGAATTTCATCGGTGAGGGTGTTGATCACGGCTAACCGATTGGCCTGT from Leptodesmis sichuanensis A121 includes:
- a CDS encoding adenylate/guanylate cyclase domain-containing protein translates to MQVNRHSFPRDSIQWTIARLQASLVRLINRRTILLLSILLLTGIAGTLWSTFQLSSNLIQSQALQNAELYAQAINEARTLYSSKAVDRVKTVAGVTITDNYTQQAHAIPIPATYLIELGETLSQQNPGMSVRLFSNYPFAKRKQQGGPRDEFEREALHFLEQNPKQMYVRVEPYQGRLALRFAQADIMKPSCVSCHNTHPDSPKRDWKVGDVRGALEITRPLDSFMAKTNTGLGGIFAALATLSLLALVGVGLVISRLRQTSKELELRVIERTAELRRTNQKLAEEQEKSERLLLNILPPPIAQKLKDGETNIADGFASVTILFADLVNFTELSEQVSPTELVALLNEIFSRFDRLTERYGLEKIKTIGDAYMVVGGLPVPRADHAQAIADFALDMQREIQQFNREYRQECSIRIGINTGPVVAGVIGTRKFIYDLWGDAVNMASRMEAHGIANAIQVSQATYEQLKDQYTFEPRGLITVKGKGSISAYLLTGRKQSY
- a CDS encoding mannose-1-phosphate guanylyltransferase; translated protein: MSNPSLIPVILAGGKGERFWPLSRKHRPKQFLSLDGSGKSLLQATAERLLEVAEGWENLWVVTAAHLADGVREQLPDLPEANLLVEPEGRDTAPAVAWSTLEIARRYGNDAVVGFFPADHWIADQATFQATLTAAAELAAKEAAIVTLGITPTYPATGYGYIQQGTEAGYYGANPAANGASFPAYRVDRFTEKPDRETAEQFLATGKFSWNSGMFVFRAGVTLDELLTYAPEILGPIEEKGVAAYADLPKKSIDYALMEKTQQAYVLPVAFGWDDLGDWNAIERLLKGDNPNVELARHVGLDTQGALFYATDNDDVIVTIGLEDTVIVRDGKVTLIVKKDRTQEIKNVLKELQADPNLKHLL